GTCTTCTCCGGCTCCTTTCAGCACCTGTCCCAAAAGGCAAATTAATCCCATACCAAAGACatatccctctctcccccgctGTGCACAGACATGACACATCTGTCTCAGCCATTAGCCACGGCCTGATATGTTTCTGGGACACATCACGTGCAACCTTGACATGGAGGATGTGGTTACTGCACAGCTCTGCCTGACTGAGAACAACTTAAATGTGGAgccttctcttcatcttcttctcttttttgtcaaaagcccccaccttttcttcctcccctctctcctcatatAACCTCAATCAAAACACTTTCTTCATGGTGAAGAACACTCAACAGTTGTCGCCCAGATTACCCTGCAGGAGATAACCTACACGTTGGGGTGGAAAGGAACGAGAAATTGCTTCAGTATCATGTCCAGCATGCTTTCCTTTACTGTCACAatgatacaaaaaagaaaaatgaaaaaaaatcccactaaGGTCGTATATACGATGCCGTGCAACCCTCACCTGTGCATGACTGTCCCTGCAGGCAGCGGGCTGCAGTGTCCTGTGCTCAGGTGGTGGCTGCCCTGATGAGACATGGCTGCTCTCAGTCCAAGTAAACAACTTCAttaacagccaatcacaggttCCTGCGCCGGGCCCTGATTAGAACCACAGGGACTGGGCATGCCTCTAAAGCCACTTTTTCACGCTTACTTACACAAATGTAACAGATGTACAGACATGTTTTGCtttgaggagaaagaaaaaaaacaaccacattcATTGGTTCAgaatgttcatgttttcatgttatgTTATTTTCAAGTTCTTTGTTGCTATCATACCAATGGAGTCTTCTTGGACAAAATTGTCTTTGGTTCTCCtactagcttttttttttactgtttcaaCCACATCACATGATCCCTGATGTTTCTGAAATATTCCTCCGATACAACTACCcgttacattatttattttaaatgccTAACAGATGTCATAATACTGGTcttatttctgtttgtcttcatctAAAACATCATCAGTATCCAGCTCTTCCCATCCACGATTTCCTACCTATGACTGTGAGCAGTGTGAGCAGTGTGAGCAGAGTGAGcagtgtgagcgcgtgtgtgtgtgtgtgtgtgtgtgcgtgcatgcgtgcgtgtgtgtttcctttaacTTAAGTGTTTTCCTCCGCAACGTAACTTCATGTTGCCCGTAGTAACTTCATAGCAGAGCTGGACTGGACTCTCCTGCACTCACTGCAATAAAATGAGCAGCAATTAGTTTGCAAGTTAACTTTCTGTCTTGTTAAATAGGAGTATCTGATAGCCTATGATGATAGTAGAGGAACAGAACCACAAAGAAGTTATCCTGCCATCAGTCATCAGTGATTCAAACACAGCTCCACCTTCTCATTTACTGTGTTCTGCGGCCGTGCTTTTTGCAGTCTATggcccatgtgtgtgtttgtgtgtgtgtacgctctGTACAGCTTCCGGTGTGTAATCATGGAGATGACCAGCTCGACTCCAGTCAACCTATCTCCGCTCACCACTGACCTCTCCAGTGTCGTCTgtggcctcctcctcatccaccaCACAATAAGTGTCATTAAAAAGAACCAGTGTTAGCAGCTGGTGCTATGATGTTGCTGTCAGCGACGTATCACATTTAATGGGCTTCAGTAGTTTTTGTTGCCTTGaaacctgtttaaaaaaacatatcttttttATTGCGCAATATGTTccattgagggaaaaaaacaatgtaaggATGGATACTGAAACCCAGTATCACATCAAATTATTCACAACCATCGTATTGACAAGCTCAGATACTCTCAGTTCGGATCTCAGTACTGGAGaattcagaaaatatattttctatttcatatcACTGTAAAGCTGTCTTGTACATTATATCTCACCAACACCATTTCTGATTAAGACATTTGTCtagaatagagagagagaaagagagagatctCTCTGTCAGAGCCTGTGTGTGATGGGCGGGGGCAGTTCTCCCTCACAAGTTGCACAAAAAACAGTCAAGCACATCGTTGGCATATTTTCCCTTTCAATTACACTGCTGTCCCAAAATTCTGTCTCAGCAGGTTCCCCACGCACTTCACTGCCCCATACCtgcagtgaagtgtgtgtgtgtgtgtgtgtgcttgtgtgcgaatgtgaaagtgaattaCTATAGAggcaagaataaaaaaagacatcagagatgtgtgtgcgtgactgtGTATGTGTAAGAGAGGGAAGGCTGAAAGAAAGGGATGGACTATGGAGGGCTCGTCTCTGCACCTCTTTCAAGCTGCTCACTGAGCCATGTGCTCGGCCTTGTAAACTGCAGTGCTACTTGATTACTTTGTCAGTCTTCTTAAGTGGCTTTTGCTCTGTGGAGAAAATTGGGAGACATGTCCAACAGAGGATGTCCAACACCGACTGTGGGAATCGCGGGAGGTGAGCGGAGACGCTGCATCCAAATGATGGGAAATTATATTCTGCTGTTATGTGAGAAATTAATGGAGACTCATCAACCATATCAAGTTATTTTTACATGGTGGACCTTATGTGTACAGCAAGAATCTCAGTATAATGCAGCAATGCTTTTCAGGACCTGTTCCCCCTCTGATGAGAACCTATAGTTGAAAAGTACTCTGTGTCATCCTCACCTCCCATTAAGATGTCCCTATGGGGGACCAGAGATGATTCATTTCTCCAACCAACTTCCCAGTTGAGTTCTTTGAATCCAATTCATGCAATGGAGAAATGCATTTcaagcacagtcctcctcaggcACCTTTCAAAGATAGGGCAAGAAGGATGTGCAAAACCAACTCCATTCTCAGAGTTTTTTTAGATTCATGATGCAACCGGCAAATCATTGTGTTCCAGTACTTTTGAAGGAAAGCACACGATCAAAATGAAACCTCTGATTATATGACCAGCACAATGTTCAAAAGTTTTTGCTGATactttacatatttatacaacATTGGATTGGTATTTTCTTGCTTCCACCCAGCTAGACAGTGCCACCCCTTGGCAAAATGATGTACTTGATGCACTGTGCCCCATGTGCCAAATGTCTGCTCGTTGTTCCACTACTTTATATGCTCACTAAGATGTTGAATAGTTGCCCAACAAAGTTGCACAGTAACAGGAAGTAAGGTTGTGCTCTACATTCAATGaagaaatgtgtcttatttacattatttgaaAGAATAAAACTGTGACTAAACTCCTATGTTTAAGCCTGAAAAAGCCTCTTCTGTATCTGACTGATTTTCTACAGCATTCAAAACTAGATCTTATAACAACACCATCGCACACCagataacagatttttttaaatgattattattatcattactagtagtagtagtagttgtagtatcATTATCAGTATCcgtagtattagtattagtattaccACCAGGCTCCCAGACATACAGTGGCTTCTTCATGCATGTGCAGTTGATGTTGCAGTAAGAAAGTGCACATGCTGTTTATTTGTCAACTATTACCAAGCTCATGTGTCAGTGATACATGACAGTTTATTGATCCTGAGTTCTCCACTTGcctcccttttgttttctgctctATAGATGAACAAGGCAACTATGGACATCAGCCAAAATTAGGTCTGTGCTCATAAAACCCTTTGTGCAATCTGTGGTCCCTGTGTGTATGGAAGAGATGCTATGCAGTGGTATAAATCATTATATTATaccaaggggggaaaaaggtgaGAATTTGAATAGTGTACATAAAGAAGCTGTGCTTGTGCTTATGTGCAGTGTGGTGGAAATCCCACAGCCGGTGATGCTGCGGACTTTGACGGACAGGAACATGATGAGCCTTGTCAGCTCTGCGCCAGTGAAGCAGGGCCAAGCACCGAGGCCAGTGGCAGGAGCCGGGCAGGCAATCAAATAAGACACATTATTGTACAAGAAAGAGTCGTAATGTTCCTGCTCTTTCACAACTCACGACTGAGTTAGATATTGATGAAGTAGGTTGCTGCTCTTTCTTATGCAGAGATTATGCAGATGATATTGACAGAACAGGGGCCCAGGTTTAGCAGAGCATATAGAAGAGCCTTTCTGAGACATAAATACAGACTGACCGTCTTTCAGCCGTTAATATAAAGTGCTTCGTCTAATCTCAGGCTTACATCATCCACAAAGCTGTGGTTGTTAATATTTGTCGGAGGGTTGGATACTTGTAGGATATTTGAAACCCCATGGTGTATTATGTTGTATTAccaacttttaaaataaaacaattcattaGTTATTTAAATAATTCTACATCAATGACGGCGGGTTTTCTACGACCTGTGGCGAAGAATAAATTGTGTTTCACCTTTAACTTTAAAGGTCTAAGAATACATTGCAAGTTAGAATTTCTGTTGCTGTAAATAGTAACATGTACATTCCAGGATCACCAGCAAGCATGTCATGCTATTACTGTGCAAATGCTGCATGCATGCCTTCCTTGGTGAGATGATGAACATACTGGGGATGAAAAGAAAGCTGGTACTACATGGTTCCAACATGAATTCAAACAAAGGGTATTCACAATAACATCTTCAGCGTGTATCAAAACAAGTGACTTGATTACACCATAGCCCCAACACAATAATTTGATCGCACAATGGACATCCTATTTCATTATTCTAACCTCTGTTCACATCAGTTTAACCCTGTTCCTTTTGGGTATTATAACCTCTGCAAGTCATAACCCCGCTCCACAGCAGGGTTATAATGTTTGGGATTTCCCACATTTGAAGCTTCGGCTCTGAAATGACTGTAAGCTCAGGGCTAATGCAGCGGTAAGCCCTGGGCCGATGGAAGTCTCATCCACAGGCTAAATATAGAGAGAAAGTCCTGTTGATGTTTCATGGCTTTATCCAGTATATGATTGCTGGTGAAGAAGACAAAGCATCACTGTTGCTAGTCTAAATAGATGCAGTTGCAGATGTGCATACAaaatttaatgtcatttcaaTTGCATAATTTTTCTCTACTTTTGTACTTATGATTATTCCAACGTTTTGTTCAATGAcacaaaactagaaaaaaatgactgaggaTACATTGCCATTACAGGTAATTAGGTAAttagactacacacacacacacatacacgcacgcacgcatgttGCAACACACTTTTATGTAACCcataaaacaagtttttatcATACCTGCACCATGGTTTGTATAttacaacaaaataattttcaatcaaaaaaatatgtgaagaGTAGTTGGTGTCGCATATGAATGCCTGTTTAAGGAAAATCTTGATAAACAGAAGCAAAGgcattcaaagcaaaaaaaataaaaaaaatctcccaaaCTAATGGGAACAGTTCTATCCTCTGATTAAGACGTTGATCTTCTGTCTTGGATGGCCTATTCCCAGCTTCAGAGGTACAAATCCCAGAAGTAAACCAAAACCTGACCATTCTCTCATCATCTCCTACGGCCTTGTACATTTTGCTTCGTCTTCTTCAAGCTACCATCAAAAACAATGGCTGTTGTTGGTTAGAAAATCTTAGAAAATCTAACCAACCCTAAACTCAACCAAATACTTGCTTCCATTTGTTCAGACTGCAGAGTAAACAGGTatggtatatatattttcattatacTGTTCATATCACATGCTTGACATAAAGCAGTGAAGAAAATGTCAGGGACAAAGCAGCAAATGGAAAGTGTGATCTGCAAGTTTCAGGCACAAGAGGTCAGAAGTGTACGGattcataaaaacattgttATAGGCTTATAGTTGAGCCTATGATTTGTATATACTTCTTATTTGGCTCAGTATCCAGATGACATTCATTACAACAGCTAGAAACTTAACGGTTGTCTTTGACAAACTGACGTTAATAAATCAGTCTTGTGCACTTCTGACCTCTTGTGGTTTAAATGAATCCTACATTGTATTGTATGTCGGAGGAAAAAGTTTGAATCGAATATCGCCAGTAGACCCCTTTAAAGACTATTCGTCATtagtttttcaaaaatcaattttaagcttttagttcagttttttaaagaatgttttgaagataaataaagttttggGGTCATTAACTTTCCCTGCcgcaaacaacaacagcactggagtatttttttcttatataaatcattttgttttattgtttttgctgaGAGTTGAGATGACTGTTTAAGATAAATGAAAGTTAAGTGGAGACTTCCCCAGCAGCTACCATTACTGATTTTCTGACTTACTTAAAAATCATCCCAACCGTTTCCCCTACAGTGGAGGAGCTTTAGAAGGGTCTAACCCTCCCTGTCGATAATCCTTTTTAGAAATGTTACATCCAAATATGTTCCTGTAGTTCACTTGTGAGTCAACAAAAAGTCATTGGATGCACGCGAATCACATACATGACTTATGTTGGATTGAAAACGGTGATTCTCACTGAAAGGTGACAAGTTTCCGTCCCTGTTCGGACAAACTGACAATACTTTGGATTtattcattgttggtttttaGTCTTTTCATGGAATTTGTTGATATCAATTAAGTATATGAAATCCCTAGAATTATCCTGTGAGAaagtttttttgaaagaatgtAGAAAGTAGTGGAAACTATGTTTCATTACGTATGGTGCATGTATccaaagacttttattttaaaaaaaattatcaatctaatttttaacatttatataacaaaaaaaaagagttttgaggAGGTCTAACCCTCCCTAATTGTGAGGGAATGTTTCATCCAAATAtaagaaaccaaaaacaacaacaatgtaaaactggtctataaatatttacaattatatttaatatcatttaacaaatttaatttacaaatacaTACTAATTGTGAAATGCATCAACTGCTGAAACTAGTAACGAGAGATAATCTGTATGTTATTATGAGGTGAcatatatttcaaattattttctaaTCTGCCAAatgctgtttcttcttctactgcggagagaaagaggaagtgacgCTGCTCTCGGTGGGCGGGACTACCTCTTCGTAACCTCCAATCATCCAATAGCATATTCGCTCGCAGGAACTATGAAAATGGCGGCTCTCTGTAGTGAGTTCGGGGACCTGGTGCAAATCAAGAAACATCTAATATCAGTGACTTCGCTGTGTAAAGAGAGAGGACTGCTGCACAGCGCGAAGTGGTGAGACCGACCGTGACCAGTGTGTCGTGAACCGCCTGTCTCACTGCTCTGCGACGAGCACTGAGCGTTGCCAGGTTACCTGTGTGCTAGCCACGTTAGCTGAGCTGTTGAcaagtttcattttaaacaattgAGCTCGAGTTGTTCACTGCATACATCCGCATATAACACACAGCGTCGTGGAATTATTACGTCCGTTATTAATCTGCAAGGAGAATTATTTTCACAATGGTGGTATAGAAAGTCTGTTGTGTTCAGGGAGCAACCCATTGAAAGCtgaaacattatatatatatatataacccagCTGCCAGTCTTCTATACATCTGTGTGACTGTATCACATGGATGTAGAGCCTATGTGTATATGTTATATGTACGTATATATATGTGCATAACAGTTATGTCATATGCTGAAACTGTGTTCACATTTCAGGGGTTCTGAGTTAGCATTTGCTTTGGACCCTCTTCCCAAAGATGAATTACCCCCATCGGCTCCCTTTACTGAGgtgtgtccttttttaaaatcatttttgagtgtgtgtgtgttagtgagtgagAGCGAGTGAGTATTTGTaatgattcttttcataatatgttgattattttctcaattaattgattagatgtttggtccataaaatgtaaaaaaaatagtgaaaaatgttgatcgtgtttcccaaaaccgaagatgatgttttgttttgtccacacgccaaggatatttagttaactgttttagaggagcaaagaaaccaaatcATTTTCACATGTAGGAAACTGAAATTACAGAATAttgacttttccccccatcaaaactacttgaaccgattatcaaaatagttgttgattaatttagtaattgattataAATTGATTAACTGTTACAACTCTACactgagattgcttttagcaatgaaaagtgctctataaataaaatgtattattattattattattattattatatttggaTTGTACAATATGTTCTGAAGTTTAGGCTGACCTTTCTTGTTCATTGTCTGTCCAATTTACAGGACGATGCACAAGACCTGGATGCACTTTCACTGGCCAAATCCTACTTCGACCTGAAAGAGTACGACCGTGCTGCTTACTTTCTGAAAGGCTGCTGCAGTCAAAAGGCCTATTTCCTTTACATGTATTCTCGCTATCTGGTAAGATTCTGTAGATATGTTGCACGCCCATATCcttccatctttgttttcattttgtgaaaagtCTGATTTCAGTTTGACTGAATCCCATGTAAACCTTTTTGACCAAGTATCCGTCTTTGTCTTCAGTCGggcgagaagaagaaggacgatGAGACTGTGGACAGCCTGGGTGAGGATTCTTCTATTCGGACCAATAAAAGAGAActaaaagtgtttgtttttttcttaacccTTTTATACCGAacctttatttgtgtttctatGGTTCTAGGCCCGCTGGAGAAGGGTCAGGTGCGCAATGAAGCATTGCGAGAACTGAGGGTTGAGCTCAGTAAGAAGCACAATGCAGGAGAGTTGGACGGCTTCACCCTCTACTTGTAAGAACGTTTCCCCCGAACTGTGTGCACATTACCTACATTTTGCAGAGGAATGAGGTGGACACCTCTGATGAACTGTATTGTGTGCGTTAATGgatgcacgtgtgtgtatggCAACACAGGTATGGGGTGGTGCTACGAAAGCTGGACCTGCTGAAGGAGGCTGTTGAGGTGTTTGTAGAGGCAATTCATTCACTTCCTCTTCACTGGGGAGCCTGGCTGGAGCTCAGTAACCTTGTCACCAATATTGAAATGGTAACACCCTTTTGCTTTTACACAGTTTTTGAAATTTAagatttaataatttataattgaTTCTATGGGCACATGTTCTCAGTAACCATTTAGAGAATTGAGAGTGGAATGATACCATCTAAACTCTCTAATGGTTTTCTCCCCAGCTGAAGTCACTGTCTCTACCAGATTGCTGGATTAAAGACTTCTTCATGGCCCACATGTACACAGAGCTGCAAATGATCAAAGAAGCGTTGCAGAAATACCAGAACCTCATTGAGGCCGGCTTTTCTAAGAGCACCTACATTATCTCCCAGATTGCTGTGGCCTACCACAACATCAGAGGTTTCACCTTTTACCTGTtggatgagattttttttgcctctcagAAGAATGTAATGAGAGCAGGTTCAGGTGTTACAGCACTATTGTCTCATTTTATTTCAGATATTGACCAAGCGTTGGCTCTGTTCAATGAGTTGAGGGACCAGGATCCATATCGCATTGACAACATGGACACATTCTCCAACCTGCTCTATGTTAAGGTGAGTTCACTTGCTTGTAATGTGATGCCCTGTTGAtcagcagagaggaagtgtgcTGTGACACATTACCTCTGCTGTTTGACAGAGTCGTTCAAGGTCAATGTGAATCGCACAAGGACACTTGTGTTGTACAGATACTTGAAGACAAAGGCTATCACTTTCTATTCGCcttgatgttttcatttgaccttTGAATTAGGTCAGATGTTCACACGTTTTCAGTATATGATGGAAGTAAAACCGTCACTATTGAGAGAAAGTTTGGTTTTGTTGCTGATAGCAATGCGTGTTTCCACAGAGCATGAAGCCCGAGTTGAGCTACTTGGCGCACAACCTGGTGGAGATCGACAAGTACAGAGTGGAAACGTGCTGTGTCATCGGTAAGCGTTGATCAAAAACCTCTGTTCAAAAAAAGTACAGCAACACAGCGATTCTTAGTGAAGAATGAAATCGTTGAATCCACTTTATTAAGAAACAGAATTTTCTCATTCATCTATCActatatataaaacatgtagAGCTTAAAGAGTGCTGCTACTATGATTCCATATTTTATATCTAAATCCCAAATGattaacatgaaataaaatggacTACAATACGGTTGCACAAATTATAAATAGTTCTTATTATTCTTCATGGTTAACAAGGGACGGAGCCTTGAGATATCAACTACCGTACATGTGTTAATAAATCATGTGTCTCGTGCACAGGTAACTATTACAGTTTACGCTCTCAGCATGAGAAAGCAGCTCTGT
The sequence above is a segment of the Scophthalmus maximus strain ysfricsl-2021 chromosome 2, ASM2237912v1, whole genome shotgun sequence genome. Coding sequences within it:
- the cdc23 gene encoding cell division cycle protein 23 homolog produces the protein MKMAALCSEFGDLVQIKKHLISVTSLCKERGLLHSAKWGSELAFALDPLPKDELPPSAPFTEDDAQDLDALSLAKSYFDLKEYDRAAYFLKGCCSQKAYFLYMYSRYLSGEKKKDDETVDSLGPLEKGQVRNEALRELRVELSKKHNAGELDGFTLYLYGVVLRKLDLLKEAVEVFVEAIHSLPLHWGAWLELSNLVTNIEMLKSLSLPDCWIKDFFMAHMYTELQMIKEALQKYQNLIEAGFSKSTYIISQIAVAYHNIRDIDQALALFNELRDQDPYRIDNMDTFSNLLYVKSMKPELSYLAHNLVEIDKYRVETCCVIGNYYSLRSQHEKAALYFQRALKLNPRCLGAWTLMGHEYMEMKNTSAAIQAYRHAIEVNKRDYRAWYGLGQTYEILKMPFYCLYYYRKAHQLRPNDSRMLVALGESYEKLSQQVEAKKCYWRAYSVGDVEKMALLKLAKLHEQLNESDDAAQCYMLYIQDIFSCGEQLEHAEVSTALRYLGQYYFKNKLYDEASLCAARCCDYNDAREEGKALLRQISQVRDQIETPSADLFAPLSNNNTPVRRVSPLNLISFTP